One Comamonas endophytica DNA window includes the following coding sequences:
- a CDS encoding ABC transporter substrate-binding protein translates to MASLIAAWSRAALALACALAGAAAQAQAQPWVVGQVAPLTGMGGTQGRAYAQGMRLHFDQLNKAGGIQGQPVQLVVVDDGGHPDNTVARTRELLARSRPVLLAGFMGNANLAALLGSGLLEQERISLVGYQGNDTQVAHAPRVFSTRAGLQDEMAKIASHLAIVGITRVAVVTEQRADSDAVLQLAQTAAMPAGAKPVAQLMLRSGRSQMAAAVDQLNKSHPAPQAILLIASSPATAAFVEAYRMESGTAQIYATSDSDIEQLATRLPPELMSGLSIAQVVPSPYRVSMRLNREFRDALAAQPRSGETPASYAMMEGYVNAKVVAEALRRAQPVTRERLGASLRNFGPHDLGGYWVAFKPGSQFGSRFVDLSIVSASGRISY, encoded by the coding sequence ATGGCTTCATTGATTGCAGCGTGGTCACGGGCCGCCCTGGCGCTGGCCTGTGCGCTGGCCGGCGCGGCAGCGCAGGCCCAGGCACAGCCATGGGTCGTGGGGCAGGTGGCTCCCTTGACGGGCATGGGCGGCACGCAGGGCCGAGCCTATGCGCAGGGCATGCGGCTGCATTTCGATCAGCTCAACAAGGCTGGCGGCATCCAGGGCCAGCCGGTCCAGCTGGTGGTGGTGGACGACGGCGGCCATCCCGACAACACCGTGGCCCGCACGCGCGAGCTGCTGGCCAGATCCAGGCCGGTGCTGCTGGCCGGTTTCATGGGCAACGCCAACCTTGCGGCGCTGCTGGGAAGCGGCCTGCTCGAACAGGAACGCATCAGCCTGGTGGGCTACCAGGGCAACGACACCCAGGTCGCGCATGCACCGCGGGTCTTCAGCACTCGCGCCGGCCTGCAGGATGAAATGGCCAAGATCGCCAGCCATCTGGCGATCGTCGGCATCACGCGCGTGGCGGTGGTGACAGAGCAGCGCGCGGACAGCGATGCCGTGCTGCAGCTGGCCCAGACCGCGGCGATGCCGGCCGGCGCGAAGCCCGTGGCGCAGCTGATGCTCAGGAGCGGGCGCAGCCAGATGGCGGCAGCGGTAGACCAGCTGAACAAAAGCCATCCCGCGCCCCAGGCCATTTTGCTGATCGCTTCCAGCCCGGCAACCGCGGCCTTCGTCGAGGCCTACCGCATGGAATCCGGCACGGCGCAGATCTATGCCACCTCGGACTCGGACATCGAGCAGTTGGCCACCCGCCTGCCGCCCGAGCTGATGAGCGGCCTGTCGATCGCGCAGGTCGTGCCCAGCCCGTACCGGGTCTCCATGCGCCTGAACCGCGAGTTCCGCGATGCGCTGGCGGCCCAGCCCAGATCCGGCGAAACGCCCGCGAGCTACGCGATGATGGAAGGCTACGTCAACGCCAAGGTGGTGGCCGAAGCCCTGCGCCGCGCCCAGCCCGTGACCCGCGAAAGGCTGGGCGCCAGCCTGCGCAACTTCGGCCCGCACGATCTGGGCGGCTACTGGGTGGCGTTCAAGCCCGGTTCGCAGTTCGGTTCGCGCTTCGTGGACCTTTCCATCGTCAGCGCCTCGGGGCGCATCAGTTACTAG
- a CDS encoding acyl-CoA dehydrogenase, which translates to MSYAAPLQDMLFNMEHLAGLDQVAQLPGFEEAGLDTAQAVLEECAKFAQGVVAPLNRAGDLAPSSWKDGMVTTTEGFKQAFRQYAEGGWQGLQHPADFGGQGLPKTIGAACVEMLNAANLSFALCPLLTDGAIEALLTAGSEELKATYLEKLVTGQWTGTMNLTEPQAGSDLALVRTRAEPQGGGPRGNGSYKLFGTKIFITYGEHDMAENIVHLVLARVQGAPEGVKGISLFVVPKFLVEEGGALGARNDVQCVSIEHKLGIKASPTAVLQFGDGLAGSVADSAGAGAQGYLVGEENRGLEYMFIMMNAARYAVGVQGVAIADRAYQQAAAFAKERVQSRPVDGSAWASVPIIHHPDVRRMLMTMRATTEGCRAMAATAAAAYDLAHHHPDAAQRAQHAARYEFLVPLVKGYSTEMAQEVTGLGVQVHGGMGFIEETGAAQHYRDAKILPIYEGTTAIQANDLVGRKTVRDGGQVARGFAAQIEETEQQLQACGTPAAQSVARQLRAARLAFLEVVDYLLAHAKAQPNAAYAGSVPYLMLAGNLMAGWQLARALWVAEQLLPAGQDARFLQAKIATARFYAEHVLVRTGALRDSVVQGADSVMALPIEDF; encoded by the coding sequence ATGAGCTACGCAGCACCGCTTCAAGACATGTTGTTCAACATGGAGCATCTGGCCGGGTTGGACCAGGTCGCGCAATTGCCGGGTTTCGAGGAAGCCGGCCTGGACACCGCACAGGCGGTGCTCGAGGAATGCGCCAAGTTCGCCCAGGGCGTGGTCGCGCCGCTGAACCGCGCCGGCGATCTTGCGCCGTCGAGCTGGAAGGACGGCATGGTCACCACCACCGAAGGCTTCAAGCAGGCCTTTCGGCAGTATGCCGAGGGCGGCTGGCAGGGCCTGCAGCATCCGGCGGACTTCGGCGGCCAGGGCCTGCCCAAGACCATCGGCGCGGCCTGCGTCGAGATGCTCAATGCCGCCAACCTGAGCTTTGCGCTGTGCCCGCTGCTGACCGATGGCGCGATCGAGGCGCTGCTGACGGCGGGCAGCGAGGAACTCAAGGCCACCTATCTGGAAAAGCTCGTGACCGGCCAGTGGACCGGCACCATGAACCTGACCGAGCCCCAGGCCGGCTCCGACCTGGCGCTGGTGCGCACGCGCGCCGAGCCCCAGGGCGGCGGCCCCCGGGGCAACGGCAGCTACAAGCTCTTCGGCACGAAGATCTTCATCACCTATGGCGAGCACGACATGGCCGAGAACATCGTCCATCTGGTGCTGGCGCGCGTGCAGGGCGCGCCCGAGGGCGTCAAGGGCATCAGCCTGTTCGTCGTGCCCAAGTTCCTGGTGGAAGAAGGCGGCGCCCTGGGCGCGCGCAACGACGTGCAGTGCGTGTCCATCGAACACAAGCTGGGCATCAAGGCCTCGCCCACGGCGGTGCTGCAGTTCGGCGACGGCCTGGCGGGCAGCGTGGCCGATAGTGCAGGCGCGGGCGCACAGGGCTATCTGGTCGGCGAGGAAAACCGCGGCCTCGAGTACATGTTCATCATGATGAACGCCGCGCGCTACGCGGTGGGCGTGCAGGGCGTTGCCATTGCCGACCGCGCCTACCAACAGGCCGCGGCTTTTGCCAAGGAGCGCGTGCAAAGCCGCCCGGTCGATGGCAGCGCGTGGGCCAGCGTGCCGATCATCCATCATCCCGACGTGCGCCGCATGCTGATGACGATGCGCGCCACCACCGAGGGCTGCCGCGCCATGGCTGCCACTGCCGCTGCCGCCTATGACCTGGCGCACCATCATCCCGACGCCGCACAGCGTGCGCAGCATGCGGCGCGCTACGAATTCCTGGTGCCGCTGGTCAAGGGCTACAGCACCGAGATGGCGCAGGAAGTCACGGGCCTGGGCGTGCAGGTGCACGGCGGCATGGGCTTCATCGAGGAGACCGGCGCCGCCCAGCACTACCGCGATGCCAAGATCCTGCCGATTTACGAGGGCACGACGGCGATCCAGGCCAACGACCTGGTGGGCCGCAAGACCGTGCGCGATGGCGGCCAGGTGGCGCGCGGCTTTGCCGCGCAGATCGAGGAAACCGAGCAGCAATTGCAGGCCTGCGGCACGCCGGCCGCGCAGTCGGTGGCGCGCCAGCTGCGCGCCGCGCGCCTGGCCTTTCTGGAGGTCGTCGACTACCTGCTGGCCCACGCCAAGGCGCAGCCCAATGCGGCCTATGCGGGCAGCGTTCCCTACCTGATGCTGGCGGGCAATCTGATGGCCGGCTGGCAGCTGGCACGCGCGCTGTGGGTGGCCGAGCAGCTGTTGCCGGCGGGACAGGATGCGCGCTTTCTGCAGGCGAAGATCGCCACGGCGCGCTTCTATGCCGAACACGTCCTGGTCAGGACCGGCGCGCTGCGCGACAGCGTGGTGCAGGGCGCCGACAGCGTCATGGCGCTGCCCATCGAAGATTTCTGA